From a single Leishmania braziliensis MHOM/BR/75/M2904 complete genome, chromosome 28 genomic region:
- a CDS encoding putative heat shock protein 70: MGFTEMFDGAIGIDLGTTYSCAAVFVRGQVEVIPNDMGNRTTPSCVAFHNDDVLVGDAAKALLGRGVSGAIFDAKRMVGHHFSDKSVQEDRTRWPFSISEGDKGSIQINVTHRGEALQLAPEQVSAKVLAYLKECAERYLGKQVRKAVITVPAYFNDAQRERTKAAATIAGLEVLRIINEPTAAALCYGLGIGSGTEQQQGEDRPHNVVVFDFGGGTFDVSIIVIDSGSFAVQATAGDTHLGGQDIDSNLLQYVLDDVQSRYNISIAEQPRLLAKARTACERVKRVLSQSTTEELALDGVLPSGEEYTLPVSRAKLEELNASVFQQCMAVVKRALKDASMKVEDIDEVVLVGGSSRIPKLNDMLRTFFKKERLCNSVHPDEAVAIGAAVQASILSNSLEQQSEKTASVVLMDVVPLSIGVEVDDGKFDIVVPRNTTIPYKATKEYSTVEDYQQDVDVCVYEGERPLTKHNHKLGEFTLEGITRAKKGKPTITVTFSIDADGLLTITGTEELANKRQTLVVQNVDRLSEAQVKEMIDMSKKLSKEDAVDDAREAARRKVKGALETLSTVIAAMPQPPSSHLQKRLDAFTSHARDWMARLLPSYSTAAEVEEKANKISKLAKKAIKKVEKMARSDEPVSKRHRDEGGDDESFSDSDAENEAGK; the protein is encoded by the coding sequence atGGGCTTCACAGAGATGTTTGACGGTGCCATCGGCATTGATCTCGGCACAACGTACTCGTGCGCCGCCGTCTTCGTGCGCGGGCAGGTGGAGGTGATTCCAAACGACATGGGCAACCGCACCACACCGTCATGCGTGGCCTTCCACAACGACGACGTGCTcgtcggcgacgctgctAAGGCGCTGCTCGGCCGCGGCGTCTCTGGCGCCATCTTCGATGCGAAGCGCATGGTTGGCCACCACTTCAGTGACAAGAGTGTTCAAGAGGACCGCACCCGCTGGCCCTTCTCCATCTCAGAGGGTGACAAGGGTAGCATTCAGATCAACGTGACTCACAGGGGcgaagcgctgcagctcgcacCGGAGCAAGTCTCTGCCAAGGTGTTAGCCTACTTGAAGGAGTGTGCAGAGCGCTACTTGGGCAAGCAGGTGAGGAAGGCGGTCATCACGGTACCGGCGTACTTCAACGATGCGCAGCGCGAACGTaccaaggcggcggcgacgattGCTGGGTTGGAGGTGTTGCGCATCATCAATGAgccaacagcggcggcgctgtgctaCGGCCTTGGCAttggcagcggcacagagcagcagcaaggtgAGGACAGACCTCACaacgtcgtcgtcttcgacTTTGGCGGTGGCACCTTTGATGTGTCCATTATCGTCATCGATAGCGGAAGCTTTGCAGTTCAGGCGACTGCTGGCGACACCCACCTGGGCGGGCAGGACATCGACTCGAACCTTCTCCAGTACGTACTGGACGATGTGCAGTCGCGATACAACATCAGTATTGCTGAGCAGCCGCGTCTGCTGGCGAAGGCTCGCACAGCGTGCGAGCGGGTGAAGCGGGTTCTATCACAGTCAACAACTGAGGAACTGGCTCTGGATGGTGTGTTGCCAAGCGGCGAGGAGTATACGCTGCCGGTCTCGCGTGCGAAGCTAGAGGAGCTGAACGCGTCTGTGTTTCAGCAGTGcatggcggtggtgaagcGTGCGCTGAAGGATGCATCCATGAAGGTGGAGGACATCGATGAGGTTGTGCTCGTCGGCGGCAGCTCGCGCATCCCGAAGCTGAACGACATGCTCCGCACCTTTTTCAAGAAGGAACGACTGTGCAACTCAGTGCACCCGGATGAGGCGGTGGCCATCGGTGCCGCAGTGCAGGCTAGCATCCTTAGCAACTCGCTTGAGCAGCAGTCGGAGAAGACGGCCAGTGTGGTGCTCATGGACGTGGTGCCGCTGAGCATCGGCGTAGAGGTCGACGATGGCAAGTTTGACATCGTCGTCCCTCGCAATACGACTATCCCATACAAGGCGACGAAGGAGTACAGCACAGTCGAAGACTACCAGCAAGACGtcgacgtgtgcgtgtacgaAGGCGAAAGGCCGTTGACAAAGCACAACCACAAGCTGGGCGAGTTCACACTCGAGGGCATCACCCGTGCCAAGAAGGGCAAGCCCACCATCACAGTCACCTTCTCCATCGACGCGGACGGCCTCCTTACCATCACCGGCACGGAGGAACTGGCCAACAAGAGACAAACGCTCGTTGTGCAGAACGTTGATCGCCTCTCCGAGGCGCAGGTCAAAGAAATGATCGACATGTCGAAGAAGTTGTCCAAGGAGGATGCTGTGGACGATGCCAGAGAAGCAGCACGACGGAAGGTGAAGGGCGCACTGGAGACTCTTTCCACTGTCATCGCCGcgatgccgcagccgccgtcgTCCCATCTGCAGAAGCGCCTTGATGCCTTTACTTCACACGCACGTGACTGGATGGCGCGGCTGCTACCCTCCTACTCAACCGCAGCTGAGGTGGAGGAAAAGGCCAATAAGATCTCTAAACTCGCCAAGAAGGCGATAAAGAAAGTGGAGAAGATGGCGCGCAGTGATGAACCAGTCTCGAAGCGCCATCGCGACGAGGGAGGTGACGACGAGTCcttcagcgacagcgacgcggAGAACGAAGCGGGCAAGTGA